In Candidatus Saccharimonadales bacterium, a single window of DNA contains:
- a CDS encoding cupredoxin domain-containing protein has protein sequence MKSKYWIIGIVVVILAVGGIIVARSGNNSNSNSTSTTSTQSTDTTGQTAPQSAATITYTGSGFSPNTITVKAGDTITIMNASSRSLQLDSNPHPAHTDNTELNVGAVAAGQSATFTISKTGTWGYHNHLEASQTGSITVQ, from the coding sequence ATGAAATCGAAATATTGGATTATCGGCATAGTTGTAGTGATTTTGGCAGTCGGTGGCATTATAGTGGCCCGGTCTGGTAACAATAGCAATTCAAACTCTACTAGCACCACATCGACCCAAAGCACTGACACTACCGGTCAAACGGCGCCACAGTCGGCCGCCACCATTACTTACACCGGCAGCGGCTTTTCGCCTAACACCATAACCGTCAAAGCCGGCGATACCATTACCATCATGAACGCCTCATCTCGCTCGCTCCAGTTGGATTCTAACCCCCACCCGGCCCATACCGACAACACCGAACTAAACGTCGGCGCTGTAGCGGCAGGTCAAAGTGCCACTTTTACGATCAGCAAAACCGGAACTTGGGGTTATCACAACCACCTAGAAGCCAGCCAAACCGGTTCAATCACCGTTCAGTAA
- a CDS encoding DoxX family membrane protein, whose product MQQSRTAKLLLRIGLASVFLYAAASATIHPNNWIGYLPSLLDSFGSREVWLKVFSLLQVGLGLWLLSGWRTKDAAWATMLMTAGIILANLHVFDVTFRDITIFFAAWALAVLES is encoded by the coding sequence ATGCAACAAAGCCGCACAGCCAAACTGTTACTTCGGATCGGGCTAGCCAGTGTTTTCCTCTACGCCGCCGCGAGTGCCACAATTCATCCCAACAATTGGATTGGGTATCTGCCCAGTCTGTTGGATTCATTTGGATCACGCGAAGTCTGGCTAAAGGTCTTTTCGTTGTTACAAGTTGGTTTGGGTCTGTGGCTGCTATCGGGTTGGCGTACTAAAGACGCCGCTTGGGCCACTATGCTCATGACAGCTGGCATTATACTAGCCAACCTTCACGTATTCGATGTGACCTTCCGCGACATCACAATATTCTTTGCCGCCTGGGCGCTAGCCGTCCTTGAGAGTTAG
- a CDS encoding alpha/beta fold hydrolase: MKGKLNYVVVAVLLVASLGASGASYWNRHHSNQIQPTQTPRSASQPQATPAPALNPLQIDAIRSRSYPASQLVTETDLGDQGGYHSYIASYTSDGLKIFALLAVPTSPEPAGGWPVIIFNHGYIDPAQYQTASSYRDWVATLARAGFMVVKPDYRGNAGSQGQPEGGHFSPVYAYDVLNLISTLKQYPKANANRIGLFGHSMGGHVSLRTIVASPDVKATVVAAGVVGSFNDIFYNWPNSPAPNDRPLALVQGIRQHLIDQFGTPKTDPDFWNSASAINYVGDITGAVQVHQDIGDTVVPKIFSDHLVRALQQSSKPVEYYLYPGNDHNFTADRSLLMQRAIAFYRSHL; encoded by the coding sequence GTGAAAGGCAAGCTTAATTATGTGGTTGTGGCTGTACTACTGGTGGCCAGTTTGGGCGCCAGCGGAGCCAGCTATTGGAATCGCCATCACTCGAACCAAATTCAACCAACCCAAACACCTAGATCTGCAAGTCAGCCCCAGGCAACTCCAGCGCCGGCGCTGAATCCGCTCCAAATCGACGCCATTCGTAGCCGAAGCTATCCGGCTAGCCAATTGGTAACTGAAACTGATCTGGGGGACCAAGGTGGCTATCATAGCTATATTGCCTCCTACACTTCGGATGGGTTAAAAATTTTTGCGCTGCTAGCGGTGCCAACGTCGCCCGAACCAGCCGGTGGCTGGCCAGTTATCATTTTTAATCACGGCTACATCGACCCAGCGCAGTACCAAACCGCCAGTAGCTACCGGGATTGGGTCGCCACTCTGGCCCGGGCCGGCTTCATGGTGGTCAAACCCGACTACCGCGGCAATGCGGGTAGCCAGGGTCAACCTGAGGGTGGGCACTTTTCGCCGGTTTACGCCTACGATGTACTCAACCTCATCAGCACTCTCAAACAATATCCCAAGGCCAACGCCAATCGGATCGGTCTGTTTGGCCACAGTATGGGCGGGCACGTTAGCCTGCGCACAATTGTCGCCTCTCCAGACGTTAAAGCTACCGTCGTTGCGGCTGGCGTGGTTGGCTCGTTCAACGACATTTTTTACAATTGGCCCAATAGTCCTGCCCCTAACGATCGGCCGCTGGCCTTAGTTCAGGGTATTCGCCAACATTTAATCGATCAGTTCGGTACACCCAAAACTGATCCGGATTTTTGGAACAGTGCTTCAGCCATCAACTACGTTGGCGACATTACCGGTGCCGTTCAAGTCCACCAGGACATCGGCGATACCGTTGTCCCAAAAATTTTCTCCGACCATTTGGTCCGGGCCTTACAGCAAAGTTCAAAACCAGTTGAATATTACCTCTACCCTGGCAACGACCATAACTTTACCGCCGATCGCAGCCTGCTGATGCAACGCGCCATTGCTTTTTACCGGAGCCATTTATGA
- a CDS encoding ABC transporter permease, which yields MNISWGLVDTVTITKRNLRRYLRLPQLVFFSSIQPIMFLVLFNFVFGGAIGLAAGVPGGKYINFLLPGILVQTIMFGGVQTGIGLAEDMGKGIMDRFRSLPMSRLAVLAGRTLSDTVRNLVVTAIMITVGFILGFRFQNGFFGAIGMVALTVTFGYAISWVFAFIGMKVKDAETAQLATFLFIFPLTFASAAYVPIETMPSWLQAFANHQPVTQVVNAGRYLALGAGSVSSVWRSIFWIIGIMIVFVPLSIREYKRMA from the coding sequence ATGAACATTAGTTGGGGACTAGTTGATACCGTTACCATCACCAAGCGCAATTTGCGCCGTTATTTACGTTTGCCTCAATTGGTCTTCTTCTCTTCGATCCAACCGATCATGTTCTTGGTGCTGTTCAACTTTGTCTTTGGCGGCGCCATCGGTTTGGCAGCCGGTGTTCCGGGCGGAAAATACATTAACTTTTTGCTACCAGGGATTCTTGTTCAAACGATCATGTTCGGTGGCGTTCAGACGGGCATTGGTTTAGCTGAGGACATGGGCAAGGGGATTATGGATCGCTTTCGCTCGCTGCCAATGAGTCGACTGGCAGTGCTGGCGGGCCGAACGCTATCCGATACAGTTCGAAATCTGGTCGTAACAGCAATCATGATTACGGTTGGATTTATTTTAGGTTTTAGGTTTCAGAACGGTTTTTTTGGAGCCATTGGGATGGTTGCTTTGACGGTGACTTTTGGCTATGCCATTTCTTGGGTATTTGCATTTATTGGTATGAAAGTTAAGGACGCTGAAACGGCTCAACTGGCTACCTTTCTTTTTATTTTCCCCCTGACTTTTGCCAGTGCTGCCTACGTGCCGATTGAAACCATGCCCTCATGGCTACAGGCCTTCGCTAATCACCAACCAGTAACCCAGGTCGTTAATGCCGGTCGTTACTTAGCTCTCGGCGCCGGTAGTGTTAGTTCGGTTTGGAGGTCAATATTTTGGATCATAGGAATAATGATAGTTTTTGTGCCGCTTTCGATTCGCGAATACAAGCGTATGGCCTAG
- a CDS encoding ATP-binding cassette domain-containing protein, which produces MNETKLQLSGIIDKVKDQDPTSNQHAFVAKGVFKYFDDVKALDGVSLAAEAGKIFALLGPNGAGKTTLVRMLSTLSVPDRGDIKVLGIDAIKDPQKVREVVGLAGQYAAIDEFSTGYENIYMTGRLYHLGHEETKKRTLDLLDRLQLTDAANRPVKNYSGGMRRRLDLGASLIGQPKVLLLDEPTTGLDPATRLNLWEIIRELVREGRSILLTTQYLEEADELADQIAVMNYGKIIAEGTSDSLKAKLGGDVVELELAHADDSAKTIKAVEGIAKRHPTREDGGNNITVPVEHGAKDLLAIVQALNEAKVELAAIALHRPSLDDVFLNLTGRRTESEKAEAAAKGGRS; this is translated from the coding sequence TTGAATGAAACCAAGCTGCAATTGTCTGGTATTATCGATAAAGTGAAGGACCAAGATCCAACTAGCAACCAGCATGCCTTTGTAGCCAAAGGCGTCTTTAAATACTTCGATGACGTTAAAGCTTTGGACGGTGTCAGTCTGGCAGCTGAGGCCGGTAAAATTTTTGCTTTACTCGGGCCCAACGGTGCTGGCAAAACCACTTTAGTACGAATGCTTTCGACGCTTTCGGTACCGGATCGGGGCGACATTAAAGTCTTAGGCATCGATGCTATTAAGGATCCACAAAAGGTCAGGGAAGTGGTTGGTCTGGCCGGCCAATATGCGGCCATCGATGAATTTTCAACCGGATACGAAAATATTTATATGACTGGGCGGCTGTATCATCTGGGTCATGAAGAGACCAAAAAACGGACCCTGGATCTACTCGATCGCTTGCAATTAACTGATGCCGCTAATCGACCGGTCAAAAATTATTCCGGTGGGATGCGCCGCCGCTTGGATCTGGGAGCCAGCCTGATTGGTCAACCCAAGGTCCTCCTGCTCGATGAACCAACTACCGGCCTCGATCCCGCCACACGCTTGAACCTTTGGGAAATCATCCGCGAACTTGTCCGCGAAGGCCGCAGTATTCTTTTAACCACTCAATATCTGGAAGAAGCTGACGAACTGGCCGATCAGATTGCAGTGATGAACTACGGCAAAATTATCGCCGAAGGCACCAGTGATTCGCTGAAGGCCAAACTTGGTGGAGACGTCGTTGAATTAGAACTGGCCCATGCCGACGATTCTGCCAAAACCATCAAAGCTGTTGAGGGTATCGCCAAAAGACATCCAACCAGGGAAGACGGCGGCAACAACATTACCGTGCCAGTTGAGCACGGCGCCAAGGATTTACTAGCGATTGTTCAGGCCCTGAACGAGGCCAAAGTCGAATTAGCCGCCATTGCTCTGCATCGGCCTTCGCTCGATGACGTCTTTTTGAACTTAACGGGCAGACGAACTGAATCAGAAAAAGCCGAGGCTGCTGCCAAAGGCGGAAGATCATGA
- a CDS encoding RNA-binding protein — protein sequence MATKLYVGGLPYSVTDDELQQMFAAHGEVTSAKVITDRDSGRSKGFGFVEFSNDDEAKAAIEALNDTEQQGRKIMVSIARPMERREGGFRREF from the coding sequence ATGGCTACCAAACTCTACGTCGGAGGTCTACCGTACAGTGTGACTGACGATGAATTACAACAAATGTTCGCCGCTCATGGCGAAGTAACTTCAGCCAAGGTCATCACCGATCGCGACAGCGGCCGGTCGAAGGGATTCGGCTTTGTCGAATTCTCTAACGATGATGAAGCCAAGGCTGCTATCGAGGCCCTAAACGATACTGAACAGCAAGGTCGCAAGATCATGGTCAGTATTGCTCGCCCGATGGAGCGACGCGAAGGCGGATTTCGCCGCGAATTTTAG
- the msrA gene encoding peptide-methionine (S)-S-oxide reductase MsrA, with protein MAKTESIVLGGGCFWCLEAAYQMINGVTKVTSGYSGGTVPDPSYYAVCTGRTGHAEVVKVEFDPGIISLADILDIFWAIHDPTTLNRQGYDVGTQYRSIIFFESEGQKRIAEQSKVQVAKLWPNKIVTTIEPLKEFFPAEPEHQNYFKNHPERAYCQVVINPKLAKLRQKFADKLLKE; from the coding sequence ATGGCAAAGACTGAATCAATCGTTCTAGGCGGCGGGTGCTTTTGGTGTTTGGAGGCAGCTTACCAAATGATTAATGGCGTCACCAAGGTCACATCCGGGTATTCTGGCGGCACCGTGCCCGATCCATCTTATTATGCCGTCTGCACTGGTCGTACTGGGCACGCTGAGGTCGTTAAGGTCGAGTTCGATCCTGGCATCATCAGCCTGGCCGACATCCTGGACATCTTTTGGGCCATTCACGATCCAACCACCCTCAACCGTCAGGGCTATGATGTTGGTACGCAGTACCGGTCCATAATCTTTTTTGAAAGCGAGGGTCAAAAGAGAATTGCCGAACAGTCAAAAGTCCAAGTAGCTAAGCTTTGGCCTAATAAGATTGTTACCACAATCGAACCACTGAAAGAATTCTTCCCAGCTGAGCCTGAGCACCAGAACTACTTTAAGAATCACCCCGAAAGGGCCTATTGCCAAGTCGTAATCAACCCCAAACTGGCCAAACTACGCCAGAAGTTTGCTGATAAACTCCTTAAGGAGTAG
- the msrB gene encoding peptide-methionine (R)-S-oxide reductase MsrB codes for MEKHDENYWKNKLTPEQYHILREKGTEPAFTGTLYNHKGDGMYRCAACGQDLFSSKTKFDSGSGWPSFWEAVDKDKIKLQDDTSLGMSRTEVTCSNCGSHLGHVFDDGPKPTGQRYCINSSALDFAPKKADGKD; via the coding sequence ATGGAAAAACACGATGAAAACTATTGGAAAAACAAGCTGACCCCAGAGCAATATCACATTTTGCGGGAAAAGGGGACGGAGCCCGCTTTTACGGGTACTCTTTACAACCATAAAGGCGATGGGATGTATCGATGTGCTGCCTGCGGTCAGGATTTATTTAGCTCCAAAACAAAATTCGACTCCGGTAGCGGCTGGCCCAGTTTTTGGGAAGCTGTCGATAAGGACAAAATAAAGCTTCAGGATGATACCAGTTTGGGTATGAGCCGTACTGAGGTAACCTGCTCTAATTGCGGTAGTCATTTAGGGCACGTTTTCGATGATGGGCCCAAACCCACCGGCCAACGTTATTGCATTAATTCCAGTGCGCTCGACTTTGCGCCAAAGAAGGCTGATGGCAAAGACTGA
- a CDS encoding FGGY family carbohydrate kinase: MTDPVLVLDAGTTNIKALAIDRSQKVLGRWVESVQTLHPQPGWVEQDAEQILALVEKLAAQAVAVHPDITAVGLTNQRETTVLWDANTGRALHPAIVWEDDRTASICQEWMNQPGLQAKVRENTGLDLKPYFSASKMKWLLQNVDLPKAYKLGTIDSWLMMRLTGQHVTDMTNAARTLLFDIRKRQWDPGLAQAFGIDTSLLPEVKASFSDFGSLTIGPKTIPIRAILGDQQASLYAAGNTPGIIKATLGTGIFPMKLVGPDFISQPGFYTTLAVGESNQPVFALETYIKDAALRVSPVLDQPEQLELVMKSLATEASQPLLQLIDESTKQVVVDGGISQNDTIVAELARLCGRPVVRLAHYEGTALGVAKLIFDNIR, translated from the coding sequence ATGACTGATCCTGTTCTGGTCCTTGATGCCGGCACCACCAACATCAAAGCTTTGGCAATTGATCGAAGTCAAAAGGTGCTGGGTCGTTGGGTCGAGTCTGTCCAAACTTTACACCCACAGCCCGGTTGGGTTGAACAGGACGCCGAACAAATCCTAGCTTTGGTTGAAAAGCTGGCCGCTCAAGCAGTCGCTGTCCATCCCGACATCACAGCTGTCGGTCTGACCAACCAGCGTGAAACCACAGTGTTATGGGATGCAAACACCGGCCGAGCACTGCATCCTGCCATAGTTTGGGAAGATGATCGAACAGCATCGATCTGCCAGGAGTGGATGAACCAACCTGGCCTCCAAGCCAAAGTCAGAGAAAACACCGGCCTCGACCTTAAACCCTACTTTTCGGCTTCAAAAATGAAATGGCTACTTCAAAACGTCGATCTACCCAAGGCCTATAAGCTTGGCACGATTGATAGCTGGCTGATGATGAGGCTAACCGGTCAACACGTAACAGATATGACCAACGCTGCAAGGACCCTGCTGTTTGATATTCGCAAACGCCAGTGGGACCCAGGGTTGGCTCAGGCTTTTGGGATAGATACTTCATTGCTGCCAGAAGTCAAAGCTAGCTTTAGCGATTTTGGTAGTCTAACAATCGGACCAAAAACTATCCCGATCAGGGCGATTTTGGGCGATCAGCAAGCTAGCCTCTATGCGGCTGGAAACACCCCCGGTATCATCAAGGCCACATTGGGCACAGGTATATTTCCGATGAAGTTAGTCGGTCCGGATTTTATTTCTCAACCTGGTTTTTACACAACATTGGCCGTTGGCGAATCCAACCAACCGGTTTTTGCACTGGAGACTTATATCAAAGATGCCGCCTTGCGCGTTTCGCCAGTGCTGGATCAACCAGAGCAACTTGAGCTGGTTATGAAAAGTTTAGCGACCGAAGCCAGCCAACCGCTTTTGCAGCTAATCGATGAGTCTACAAAACAAGTAGTGGTCGATGGCGGTATTAGCCAAAACGATACCATCGTCGCCGAACTAGCCCGACTCTGCGGCCGGCCGGTCGTTCGATTGGCCCACTATGAGGGTACGGCATTGGGTGTAGCCAAACTAATTTTTGATAATATCAGATAG
- a CDS encoding 2-dehydropantoate 2-reductase N-terminal domain-containing protein, which produces MHESVDRIAIIGAGAIGTAVGDLLKLAGKTVALWDKDPAKSNGNSLAATIAQAQVIILAVPSWANQPAAAAIPPLLSAQDHPLVITLAKGVEPGFVTMDKVLARAAKQKFDYGLLYGPMLAEEIAGGKQSYGLLAVSDLKWRGCLDGVKGLCLAYTHDVSSVAVAGTLKNIYALGFGICDGLNLGSNTKGALALKSVREMRGVLTVMDLDPGLAESYAGLADLLATGWSETSFNYRIGKALAEGLTSNEHTQGEGVNAVKEITSVLEISRFPVMDAIYQVATHQQKPDFFTAVIDD; this is translated from the coding sequence ATGCACGAATCAGTCGATCGCATTGCCATTATTGGAGCGGGGGCCATTGGTACAGCCGTTGGTGACCTTTTGAAACTGGCTGGTAAAACGGTGGCGCTTTGGGATAAAGATCCGGCCAAATCCAACGGCAATTCGCTGGCAGCCACCATTGCCCAAGCTCAAGTTATCATCCTGGCTGTGCCATCGTGGGCCAACCAACCAGCCGCCGCCGCCATCCCACCGCTGCTTTCAGCCCAAGATCATCCTTTAGTAATAACGCTGGCCAAAGGTGTAGAACCAGGTTTTGTGACTATGGATAAGGTGCTAGCCAGAGCCGCCAAGCAAAAATTTGATTATGGTTTGCTCTACGGTCCAATGTTGGCCGAAGAAATTGCGGGTGGCAAACAAAGTTATGGCTTGCTGGCCGTATCAGATCTGAAATGGCGGGGCTGCCTAGATGGCGTCAAAGGTCTTTGCTTGGCTTATACCCATGACGTCTCTAGTGTAGCCGTGGCCGGCACCCTGAAAAACATTTACGCCCTCGGCTTTGGCATCTGTGATGGTTTAAATTTGGGCTCCAATACCAAGGGCGCATTGGCATTAAAATCAGTCCGCGAAATGCGCGGTGTACTTACGGTAATGGATCTAGATCCAGGTCTGGCCGAAAGCTACGCTGGGTTAGCGGATTTACTGGCGACCGGCTGGAGTGAAACTTCGTTTAATTATCGCATTGGCAAAGCTTTGGCGGAGGGGCTTACCTCCAATGAGCATACTCAAGGCGAGGGTGTTAATGCCGTCAAAGAGATCACTTCGGTGCTAGAAATTTCGCGGTTTCCAGTTATGGATGCCATCTATCAGGTAGCAACTCACCAGCAAAAACCCGATTTTTTCACGGCGGTAATCGATGACTGA
- a CDS encoding DUF4342 domain-containing protein: MAKSHTEEFKINGEDLLKKVKSLIAEGNVRRIIIRTKDGKTIVEFPLTVGVVGAVLAPPLAAIGAIAALVTECTLVIERAIK; this comes from the coding sequence ATGGCAAAATCACATACTGAAGAATTTAAAATCAACGGCGAAGACCTTTTGAAAAAGGTTAAATCGCTGATTGCCGAAGGCAATGTTCGCCGCATTATCATTCGAACCAAAGACGGCAAAACCATTGTTGAGTTCCCGCTGACTGTTGGAGTAGTTGGCGCTGTATTAGCACCGCCGCTAGCTGCCATTGGCGCTATTGCGGCTTTGGTAACAGAGTGCACCTTGGTCATCGAACGAGCAATCAAATAA
- a CDS encoding YciI family protein, with amino-acid sequence MKKFILLYNGPATPMEEMTKEQGEKVTKGWQDWMEKIGSALVDVGAPMANGKVVVDDGSSGTATELNGYSIVEAEDMDAALMLVEGHPFLSDKSGKFSVEVFELLPAPM; translated from the coding sequence ATGAAAAAGTTTATATTACTCTACAATGGCCCAGCCACTCCAATGGAGGAGATGACGAAGGAGCAGGGCGAGAAGGTCACAAAAGGCTGGCAAGATTGGATGGAGAAAATCGGCTCTGCCTTGGTTGATGTTGGCGCTCCCATGGCCAATGGCAAAGTCGTGGTTGACGATGGTTCGAGTGGAACAGCTACCGAGCTTAATGGCTATAGCATCGTCGAAGCCGAGGACATGGACGCTGCTCTGATGTTGGTTGAAGGCCACCCATTTTTGAGCGATAAGTCGGGCAAATTCAGTGTCGAGGTCTTCGAGCTCTTGCCTGCTCCGATGTAA
- a CDS encoding nucleoside 2-deoxyribosyltransferase domain-containing protein: MAGRVIQPPEIVKLEGQTIFLAGPIQGALDWQSQAIAIISKLSSPTNIANPRRQYLDGQFDYAKQVDWETHYLRQAAENGVILFWLAREQIHDHDRAYAQTSRFELAEWKIRHERDGINLAIGIESGFSGARYITKRLNQDCPDIIIQDSLEKTCREALELLT, encoded by the coding sequence ATGGCAGGGCGAGTCATTCAACCACCCGAAATCGTAAAACTTGAGGGCCAAACGATTTTTTTGGCCGGGCCGATTCAGGGCGCCCTTGACTGGCAAAGCCAGGCTATCGCCATCATTTCAAAGCTGTCTTCTCCGACCAATATCGCCAACCCCCGGCGCCAGTACTTGGATGGTCAGTTCGACTATGCCAAACAGGTCGATTGGGAAACCCACTATTTGCGTCAGGCTGCCGAAAACGGGGTAATCCTATTCTGGTTGGCACGAGAACAAATTCACGACCACGATCGAGCCTACGCCCAAACCAGCAGGTTTGAGCTAGCGGAATGGAAGATTCGACATGAACGTGATGGCATTAATTTGGCAATTGGGATTGAGTCGGGATTCTCCGGGGCACGCTACATTACCAAGCGTCTAAATCAAGACTGCCCGGATATCATTATTCAGGACAGCCTAGAAAAAACTTGCCGCGAAGCTCTCGAGTTATTAACCTAA
- a CDS encoding MASE1 domain-containing protein, whose product MRLTPRYLGSILVLAGLYLIAAKLGLSLAFSVKQITTVWPPSGLALAALILYGFDLWPGIFLGALLANLLTSAPLPVAAGIAVGNTLEAVLGTYLLRRVIHFRPALNRVRGVIGLAFLAAFFSTMVAATIGTISLSLGGLLATTSAPTAWVLWWFGDMAGVLLFAPVILVWRNGWRQINHQNFAEFGSLLVGTAVVAAAIFFGQFTFLGNHPQVSYFIFPFIIWAAFRFKQLGVTAVSIITSIIAILGTASGEGPFAGAGSSEQQLITLLVYIILLSASGLFMAVAVLQREASEQQLLRQTKELKAARNKILQELNDKKERESHLQESNERITGILARLMDETPERSSREL is encoded by the coding sequence ATGAGGCTGACGCCAAGATATCTTGGGAGTATCCTGGTCTTAGCCGGGCTCTACCTAATTGCCGCCAAGCTCGGTTTATCGCTAGCTTTTAGTGTAAAACAAATCACGACCGTTTGGCCTCCGAGTGGCCTAGCGCTGGCAGCTCTAATTCTCTACGGTTTCGACCTCTGGCCGGGCATATTTCTGGGAGCTCTTTTAGCTAACCTTTTAACCAGCGCGCCACTACCAGTGGCGGCCGGTATTGCTGTTGGCAACACGCTCGAAGCCGTTTTGGGCACCTACTTACTGCGCCGCGTCATTCATTTTCGGCCGGCTCTAAATCGGGTTCGAGGAGTGATTGGTCTAGCTTTCTTAGCGGCCTTTTTTAGCACTATGGTGGCGGCCACAATCGGTACAATCAGTTTATCGTTGGGCGGTTTGTTAGCTACAACCTCTGCACCGACAGCTTGGGTTTTGTGGTGGTTTGGCGATATGGCCGGTGTCTTGCTATTCGCTCCGGTGATATTGGTCTGGCGTAACGGCTGGCGCCAAATCAACCATCAGAATTTTGCCGAATTTGGCTCTTTGCTAGTCGGCACAGCCGTGGTGGCAGCAGCTATTTTCTTTGGCCAATTTACTTTTTTGGGTAACCATCCCCAAGTCTCGTATTTTATCTTCCCCTTTATAATTTGGGCTGCCTTTCGGTTCAAACAGCTGGGTGTAACGGCTGTTAGTATCATTACTTCCATTATTGCAATCTTGGGTACGGCCTCCGGAGAGGGCCCATTTGCTGGAGCTGGTTCGAGCGAGCAGCAGCTGATTACACTTTTGGTCTACATTATTTTGCTTTCAGCCAGTGGGTTGTTTATGGCGGTTGCAGTTTTACAACGCGAGGCTTCGGAGCAACAATTGCTTAGGCAGACCAAGGAACTCAAAGCCGCCCGCAATAAAATCCTACAGGAACTAAATGATAAAAAAGAGCGTGAAAGTCACCTGCAGGAGTCGAATGAACGTATTACCGGCATACTAGCTCGCTTAATGGATGAAACACCCGAGCGATCAAGTCGAGAGCTATAG
- the cfa gene encoding cyclopropane fatty acyl phospholipid synthase: MSAETTIRQLAAIAEIEFNGSRPFDIRVHEPLFYQRILDEGSRGFGNSYMDGWWDCDNLEELFFRILSSGARHQLRLNPHILLAAAQARVMNLQSRQRAFQIGERHYDWGNELFLAMLGRTMAYSCGYFPNGVEDLDQAQDAKLDLVCRKLKLEPGMRLLDIGCGFGSLLRYAAQNYGVSGVGVTVSVEQARLARQLCDGLDVEIREQDYRRINGQFDAIASIGMVEHVGYKNFRQFMAVAARSLAPHGHFCLHTITSNVSVKQGDPWLNERIFPNSMLPSVPQLGRAAEGYFVIEDVHNIGPGYFHTTRGWIGNLTGGWPELEKFDRDRYCPRNFRMWMYYLPSSGAIFHTRQAQVQQIVFSHEGGVPGYVSVR, translated from the coding sequence ATGTCCGCCGAAACGACTATCCGCCAACTAGCCGCTATAGCCGAAATCGAGTTCAACGGTTCACGACCATTCGACATCAGAGTTCATGAACCGCTCTTCTACCAGAGAATCCTGGACGAAGGCTCACGCGGCTTCGGTAACTCTTACATGGATGGCTGGTGGGATTGCGACAATCTGGAGGAGCTGTTCTTCCGCATCCTGTCCTCCGGCGCTCGGCACCAACTCCGGCTCAACCCCCACATTCTGCTGGCCGCTGCCCAAGCGCGGGTGATGAACTTGCAGAGTCGCCAGCGGGCCTTCCAGATCGGCGAGCGCCACTACGACTGGGGCAATGAACTCTTCCTAGCCATGCTTGGTCGCACCATGGCCTACAGCTGCGGCTACTTCCCGAATGGAGTGGAAGATTTGGACCAGGCCCAGGATGCCAAGCTCGACTTGGTCTGCCGTAAGCTCAAGCTTGAGCCCGGCATGAGACTCCTGGACATCGGTTGCGGTTTTGGCAGCTTGCTCCGCTATGCCGCCCAAAACTACGGCGTCAGCGGCGTCGGCGTAACCGTGTCGGTAGAGCAGGCCAGACTGGCTCGCCAGCTCTGCGATGGCTTGGACGTGGAGATCCGGGAACAGGATTATCGACGGATCAATGGCCAATTTGATGCCATTGCCAGTATTGGCATGGTCGAACACGTTGGCTACAAGAATTTCCGCCAGTTCATGGCGGTGGCCGCTCGATCACTAGCTCCACATGGTCACTTCTGCCTCCACACCATCACTAGCAATGTTTCGGTCAAGCAAGGTGACCCTTGGCTCAACGAACGCATCTTCCCCAACAGCATGCTGCCATCGGTGCCGCAATTGGGTCGAGCGGCCGAAGGGTACTTTGTGATCGAAGACGTTCACAATATCGGACCGGGCTACTTCCACACAACCCGTGGTTGGATCGGAAACCTGACGGGCGGCTGGCCCGAGCTCGAGAAGTTCGACCGCGACCGCTACTGCCCACGTAACTTCCGGATGTGGATGTATTACCTCCCCTCCAGCGGGGCAATCTTCCATACGCGGCAAGCTCAGGTTCAGCAGATCGTCTTTTCTCACGAAGGCGGTGTGCCCGGGTACGTCTCGGTGCGCTAA